aataatagtaatatatcCTGACTGGAAATAGCTGCCtatgaatattattattaaatttacaaACCGCTAATTCCAGGCAGGTGGTATTATTATAATCACCACCataatcattatcattattaatattgGTGAGGGGATTGTCAATCACCTTGCATTTAATTCTGTACAATACAAAGTCCCAGATACACCCTTCCTGAAAGCTTGTACTGCAGTTGCCTGAACAGGACAACCTGTAGCTATACTTGGCGATCAGCCACCTGTCCCACTAAAGTACGGGTCCCCATGTTTTTGAGCTTgcaggcccctttggaattctccCACAAGGTGGTGATCACAACTACAAAATTACTGctccaggaggcagagccagccacatagGTCAGTGAGTGAGTTCATGCATAAATATTTGGTATTCTGTTATACAggatgcttaaaaaaaaccctaacatattattaaaaatattttcttgtgtaCGCACAATGATGCAGTGAAGATCCTCATCTTATGTGGCTTCTGTTGTTGAACCAACTATTTAAAAATCCACTCAGGCAAACGAATCTTCAATGGTCAAACGGAactcctgctgggcaaaagccctgcccactttctaaaagtacACCAGGGAAGGGATCGGTCGGTGACATGGCCAAGGTATCTGTCATTTTTTTGCAACACAGAAGTTCAAACACAGAGTTTGACTTACCGTACGCTGAATGCCATTCAGAATATCCCATTGAGGGTACTGTTCAGACAAGTTTTTATTCCCATAGGTCAAAATAAGTTCATCTATTTCAGCTTTCCACAGCTTGTTCACCTGGCCATAGTGAAATCATTTTAAATTTGAATAACAACATCACAGATGATGGTTAATGGTGCTATTTATTTCATTACTTGAAAGTATCTGTATCAATTTCTTCTAACAAGCTCATTCTTCATGGAGGTTATAAGAAAATAAGGGGAATTTGAAGTGGCATTAAGAAGACTATCTCTGTGGCATGGATTACTGAAAGCATGTGCCAGGCACAAATACATGTGCACACTAAAGTTTCCTATgtgtccccccacacacacacactcggtGTGGACCTGCTTGTGTTATATTAGTGACCATACTTTACATTTCCCTGGCttttttacaacaacaacaacaacctttattggcataaaatcctGGCTTTTAGGAATAGGTAGTTAGGCACATGTTGAATCATGTTCACAAGGGTAAGGAGCAGTAGGCGCCCCCACAGATTATGTATCTGTAGACCAATGTCTGCAGACCGATGTCTCAATAACCAATTAAAAATGAGAACAATTAAAAATGAGACAGATTATGTATCtgtcagactggagagaggtgagtagcggggtacttcaggcctcggtgctcggcccggtactttttaacgtatttattaatgatctagatgagggggtggagggactactcatcaagtttgcagatgataccaaattgggaggactggcaaatactccagaagatagagacagagttcaacgagatctgaacacaatggaaaaatgggcaaatgagaacatggtgcaatttaataaagataagtgtaaagttctgcatctgggtcagaaaaatgaaaagcatgcctactggatgggggatacacttctaggtaacactgtgtgttaacgagaccttggagtatttgtggattgtaaactaaacatgagcaggcagtgtgatgcagcggcaaaaaaagcaaatgccattttgggctgtatcaacaggggcataacatcaaaatcacaagatgtcatagtcccattgtatatggcactggtcagaccacacctggagtactgtgtgcagttctggaggcctcacttcaagaaggacgtagataaaattgaatgggtacagaggagagcgacaaagatgatctggggccaagggaccaagccctatgaagataggttgagggacttgggaatgttcagcctggagaaaaggaggttgagaggggacatgatagccctctttaagtatttgaaaggttgtcacttggaggaaggcagaatgctgtttctgttggctgcagaggagaggacacgcagtaatgggtttaaacttcaagtacaacgatataggctagatatcaggaaaaaaaaaattcatagagtagttcagcagtggaataggctacctaaggaggtggtgagctccccctcaccggcagtcttcaagcaaaggctggatacacacttttcttggatgctttaggatgcttagggctgatcctgcgttgagcagtgggttggactagatggcctgtatggccccttccaactctatgattctatgattctatgtcatgcTCTCATTCATTTCACTGGATCCTCTGTCCTGCACTGGATGGGGGCAAGCCAAAATTCCAGACTATGCAGCAGCCAAACACTGCTGTTCCCTTGGCAGCCACTGCTTTCATCCTTATGACGTTTGCCTGCCATTCTGAGAATGGAAGTCCTACTCTACATCTGCATAGGATGCCTGTTCATGATGGTAGGAAACCAAACTTAGCGCATAGCACTGTTATGAACGTGCAGCAGTATCCACACAGGCACCTCCAGTGCTAGTGGGAGCTGGCCAGTCccaactgtaagcagctttgccACTGCTTGACTTCTCTGGCAAAATGCTGCCATGCCGCCTGACACCCACACTGTCTCCCCATAAGTGTAAAGGTCTAAAGATGAGTTTACAAAAAATAATTTGCAACTAATGTGAACAGCACTATGTGGCACTTAACAGATGAAAGGTGGGTGACCTGATACTATGGGATGTGGCAGAACTTTAACCATGGAAAATCAATTTACAATATGGGCAATTTCCCATTGTGTGCAAAGAGCTCAGTCCTGTGCAATTATTCTAGCATTCATGAAGGAGATAAGAAGCCGATATGCACAGATTACCCAAACAGATTTCCAGTAACCCATATCATCTTATAATCAACCATCTACTGGACACAGCAGCTTTCTTAGGTTGATTTCCATGAGATGGAGTTAATAAGGTGGGGACCACAGAACCATCCTGTGAACACAGCCATATGCAATTTGCATGTTTTTCTCTGTTACCACATGTGCTGTACCTGCTctggatcagggctgtgacatACCTATGAAGAATTCCCTCATATTTGTAAAATCTTATCCCGCATTTTTGTCTAACCCTGTTGTATGGCTTTTGCTATCTGCATAAGTTCTAGAACGTTGTAATTAGATATATAGCTGGCTATACATACCATTTCTGATCCTATATAGAGCTGTGTAAGCATTCCAATTTGGGCAGCAAAAACAAGGACAACAAGAACCATATACTGAAAAATAACATAAGGTTAAACAAAGGTGTTATTTCGGTGATGGATGCTACAAAAACCTAACAAATAAGAACAGGATCTACATGATTAAAATAGGTATGTAGAGTATTAACACATATTTActactttcattttaaaagaaaatgacaaggctttaaaggtttttttttatgaccctcttttctgtccctttaaatgcttatGACTATACTGGGTTTCTGGTTTCAGCAAGGGAAATTAAGAGAAGCTGAAGGTAGTAGTGATTCATAGGTTTCAGAGAATATCCTAGCCCCTAGCACTGAGCACAGCTGAAGGGAAAGGGAGCACAGAGTGTTTAGCAGAGGCCATGAAGGAGCTTCCAGGGACATGGCATCAAAATTATGCAAGCTATTCTGTGCAAATTTCAGAGCAAATTTTTCAGTACCAGTGATTATGCCGTTGTTGGCCCTCAAGAGTAATTGactgtccactgtgtgagacaggatgctggactacatgggccACTGATGTGATCCAGCAGAGcatttcttatattcttaagagTGACAGGAAAACACAGTGAGAGCATAGGGTGGTTACAGAACAGTTGCCTCTTCTGGATTCTGCTGGCCAATCAGTAGCTTGCCTGTCTGCATGACACTCTCTCCTAACACTGGCCTTCCCCTTGTGCTTCATGATGGTTGAATGGTATGTTCCCTGTGGACCATTTCTGCCCATGTACACAAACAGCTGCTGGTTGCAAGGTTCTCTCTCACCTTTCCTGATATGGTTCTAATGCAAATTGGGGCTTCAAGCATGGCCCACTTGCCTTATAAAGACAGATGGAGACCCATTTTCATAGTCCTAGCTGCTTGTACCCTTCACACACTATGCCACCTCATTGTCGAGGACATTCGCACACTCTACTTACCACAATGACTAAACTTCTGATTCGTCTAATGCTTCCTAAGTATCCCAAGAGAGAAATAAAGACAATGATGGATCCAGTGGCCAGTAGCATTTTAGAAATTGAATCTATCAACGAATTTTCACCTGTAAATACTGAcacaaaatgcatttttattttgaaacAGTTAAACATTTGTAACAAACCCGAACATATTACTGCAGTATCCTTTCGTGGCCATTAGTGAATCTGTGAAATCAGAAAAAGCGTAGCAAGGGAGTTTTCTTAGTAAAGACGAATTTGTgcaagatatttttttctttgtacaacaAAGAAGGCTGTCCAACAAGGTTATCCTCAAGAAAACAAACTTTGCCAACATAAAAGAAGAACTCCTGGGTGTCTTAACCACACATTGTTTAGATTAAGGGTCATTCAGAGGTAAATACATTTCTCTGTGGACTTTTTCTACTCCAAGAGACAAGAGCTCTAATGTTATTTATGGGATCTCTTATCCTGTGATAAAAGAGAGATGATTCAAAAATATCTTAATCAGGTCTATTCAGAATAGACTTTACTCCCAGGAAGGTGTTATTAGTTTTGCACTGTCAGTGACCTGCTTCATTTCTTGAGCACATAAACAAACCAGGGTTTGAACAATTCATTAATTGATAGCATAGACATAATTCCCACTGATCTGCAGACCAATGTCTCAATAACCAATTAAAAATGAGAACAGTTAGCTTTGAGACCACAGcttgagttgccagctctgagttgggaaatacctgaagacttgtgtgggggtaggggtggagctgggaataggTGGAATTTGGGGTaagaagggacctcaatggagtataatactaAAGAGTCCAGCTCAAAAGCAGCtactttatccaggggaactaatctctgtcacctggagatgaatttTCCTATGACAACCATGCAGATCAACCTGTTTTGATTCTGAGAAGTCTGTATAATAAAGGTCATCAATCAATCAGTCTTTTGATAGCATATAAAGCATATATACATGACTGTGGTAAATAACAATAGAatacattgatgatgatgatgatgataaacatTCATGCCATAACCTTTGATTGGCTCAGCTTTATGGCACATTACTAATAATGTGGCAATTTATTTGCAATGTCAGTAATAAAGCTATTCAGAAGGGATGAAATCTTAGCGGTATCAGAAAGTCCTGTTAGTTACTAAAAAGGGATTTAagtattttaaatgaatttttcTGTTAAAAGGACAATAGAACAAGACATGAGATATAGATCTGACACACTTTGTTCCACAAGGACAATTCCTACCTGAATATGGCATTTTTCTCCCTGACAGAATTGCGTATCGTAAAACATTAAGCCTGGCAAGAGAAAAAACCTCTACAATGATATATGTTATACTCAACTAGTTCAAAAAAAGGCCCTATGGTCTGCACTTAAAGAGATCCCCGGTCTTAAAGGAGAACAGGTTTTGTGTGCTGCACTACTAAGTTTTTGACATTCGATATCCAAAAATCTATGTCATTATTTGAAATGCATCTGCTGCCATGAAAATATACATTGAATCTAAGGATTAACCAAAGTTTTTAAGTTTTGTGGTCTACATAGACTATCCAATTGGAAGACTGGGATTCCATGAGCTCACAAATAAAAGTCATCCTGACATGACAACAAGCTGTATAAACAGATATTGCAATGCTATACTGCCACCATGTGGGAAATTGTTAAACTGCCTGTGCTAAATGGAATGTATTTCTGAAATTATAGAGAGCAACAATATAATACATGTATAGTGCTTATACTCACATAAAAATGTGACAACGTTGTTTTCATCAAGCAAAATCCAGTGACCAAATGCTACAAGCATAAGACCTAACAGCTGAAATcaatttaaaaagttttttcTTCAGTTCCAAATGCCACTATAGTACTGAATATGTAATACATTTGTCAAAGAATATAAGTGTCTTACCAAGAAAATTCCATTAAGAATATTTAAGAAGTATGCTAGTACAAAGAGTTTGTCTCTTTTTCTCACTGTTGTTTTTATTAACATTGTGTCTGAAAATAAAGGTTGCAGACAAAGCTAATTAGAAAACCAAAATTTAGTCTCATAAATACTCATGTTCAGAATTATCAGATGTTAGTAAAAGATTTATATCTTTTCAGGTTCAAAATATTTTACACAGGTAGGCTAACTTCAGTCttgtgtggttttttaaaaataatattcccATCATCCATCAACATGTTTTAAATTTACATGGAAAAAATGCTACAGCCTAACTTGGAGGATACCAGCAGatgttatatatacatatacatatacatatacatatacgtatatgtgtatatgtgtatatgtgtgtatgtgtgtatgtgtgtatgtgtgtatgtgtatgtgtgtgtgtgtgtatatgtatgtgtgtgtatatatgtgtgtgtgtgtgtgtgtgtgtgtgtgtgtgtgtgtatatatatatagcatcCTATGTTTTATTATTAGAATTCATAAAATTCACCCTAACAGTAATTAAATGTTATCATCTCAAACAAAGCATAACACAAGTCTCCCTTTTGCCTCAAATTCTTCTATGAAACCACATATTGGTTTATTGGCAGCACAACAAACTGTTTCTGTGCATACCTTAGAAGTACAATACAGTAGATAAGACTTAGTTATTCATTAGAAATTAGACCACATGAGATTCAAAATGTTAAAGAAGAGATTTCTACCCGGGCAAGCAATTGGTACTCCTCGTTATAAGGTAGTGGTCTATATGCCCTTTTGTTGTTTTCCCATTGGAGGTAGCTACACAGGTAGAAATAACATTTTCCAATAATCGGTCATATCTCCATATCAAATTGCAAACATgttggggtttttaatttttaaagaactatAGCAAATGTTTGATTAGTGGATGAATGGGTAAATTCAGGCTTTAAAAAAGGAGTGAATGTACACACCTAACATAAACAGGGCTGCCaatcccaggttgggaaattcttagagatttgggggtagaaacAAAGGAGGGAAGAGTTTGGGGAGATAGGAACCTCCGCAGCCATTTTTCCCCGgataattgatctctgtagtctagagatcggttgtaattccaggagaatgctAGGTCTCACATACATGCAAAGAAAAAGTTCTGATGACGAACATTCCCCAGGGCAGATACTGTTATGAGTACACTGGCATAGTCAGATTGATGCAGTGGTGTAGATCATGCCTAATCATGCACACCTATATCATTGACAGTTGCCACTTCATGATGCCGATTCACATGTACTCTTCCCCCatagggttgacaacctccaggtggtcactggagatctcctgagattataacccacctccaggtggcagagatcagttccgtcTGAGAACTACCAGAATACCAGTTCTACAGAAGTTTTAGACACAATGATCTTTGAGATAGAAATTGTACACCCTCATAAAAGAGTTGATTTTTGTTTCTGTGCATGATAAGCCAGTGTACCGGTTAAGAATGGTTACTTCTAAatgggagaaccaggtctgatttcccactcctccacatgtacccAACTGGGTGTTGGGTCAGtcaacaggatgtctgttgtggggagaggatgggagtgcaattgcaagccactttgagactcctttgggtggtaaaaagcaagatataaaaatcaacttttcttcttctaaattcctcATAAATTTGAACATGTAAATTGACAGACAAACCATATCTATGGGGTGACagtgtcttctttttaaaatttcactaTACTGATAAAAACATTAGGAAAAAGTAATGCATATACGGTACTAAAATTTAAATTCATTTCCATGTATATGGTGTTCATTTCACTTTTGTAAAGATGACTTTGCTTCAGTAATTTTGGTGTTACTATCTGAAAgtcaataataatgatgatacattttaaaaggtgaACTGCCTACTTATTGCAAATCAGGAAATCTATAATACTGAAGCACTGTTCATGTAAACATCTGACAGCCCTAGTACTACTCATCATACATTCAACTTACAACTCCTTACCTTTATTAGCTTTGTTTCACCTGTAAGGACAAAAATCCAGAGTTTAATTCTTCACACACTTTTAATTCTACAATAATATTAGGGAGTATCACTATAGTGACTCCAGTCATCTATGTATAGCTGTGTTCAGGAGACTTCCTTGTTACAGGGGTAACTATGTGctatgtgtttgttttgttttcagtattGTCTGACTTTGATTCTTTTAAAACCATACTCCACAATCAAGAGCCAATAAGAATTTTCAAGGTGACATCTAAAACATCATTTATCTAACAGCTTTAACTATTACATCCCGCTTGTAATTTGTTGATTTTGTAATGGCTTTGACTTAGTTGCCTGTTTTTATTCTTATAATTGTAAGCCATGTAGGgagaatatacatttaaaaagaaatcattcttttgtttgtttgttcatgcattcattcaatttctacaCTTCCCCTCCCAGCACAGTCAGCCtagagcagtttacaacatattccAATGAAACTGTATACATtcattaataaaatacaatataatactaAACCTGTAATTATGCCATTAAATCAATCAGCAAGATTTTATCTAAATATTAGTATTTCAGTGTTGTCTTATATCCATTCCAGAATTCAGGGTGTTTATTGGCACAATATCTTGGAAGCCTCCTCAGC
Above is a window of Paroedura picta isolate Pp20150507F chromosome 5, Ppicta_v3.0, whole genome shotgun sequence DNA encoding:
- the TSPAN19 gene encoding tetraspanin-19 isoform X2 — translated: MLNVLRYAILSGRKMPYSVFTGENSLIDSISKMLLATGSIIVFISLLGYLGSIRRIRSLVIVYMVLVVLVFAAQIGMLTQLYIGSEMVNKLWKAEIDELILTYGNKNLSEQYPQWDILNGIQRTLQCCGRYNFTDWNKNEYKEHVNQVPCSCTASNMKEWFCDVLKNATYTKGCEEDIKAWYDENSWILFLIHFGLLAIEVLQFIIATCLSSIMRKNVVLPKM
- the TSPAN19 gene encoding tetraspanin-19 isoform X1 produces the protein MLIKTTVRKRDKLFVLAYFLNILNGIFLLLGLMLVAFGHWILLDENNVVTFLLFTGENSLIDSISKMLLATGSIIVFISLLGYLGSIRRIRSLVIVYMVLVVLVFAAQIGMLTQLYIGSEMVNKLWKAEIDELILTYGNKNLSEQYPQWDILNGIQRTLQCCGRYNFTDWNKNEYKEHVNQVPCSCTASNMKEWFCDVLKNATYTKGCEEDIKAWYDENSWILFLIHFGLLAIEVLQFIIATCLSSIMRKNVVLPKM